GCATCCAGGACATCATCGCGCTGGGAGCCTTGTACCGGCCCGGCCCCATGGAGAACATCCCCACCTACATCCGCCGCCACCACGGGCGCGAGCCCGTCGAGTACCCCCAGTTCCCCAACGCCGCGAAGTACCTCGAGCCCATCCTGCGCGAAACCTATGGCATCCCCGTCTATCAGGAGCAGATCATGCAGATCGCCTCGGCGGCGGCTGGGTACAGCCTGGGAGAGGCCGATCTGCTGCGGCGGTGTGTCGCCGAAGGAACCCTGATCCTCAATGTGGATACCGGCGAGCGGGTGCCGGTGGAGAAGGTAGAGCCTGGAATGAGGGTTTTGAGCCTCGGGCCGGATTACAAGTTCTACCGTGTCGAGGTACAGGAACGTATCTATAACGGGGTGCAGCCGGTGTATCGCCTCCGTACCCGCAGTGGGCGGAGCCTCGAGTTGACGGCTGAGCACCCCCTGCTTACGGTTTTGGGCTGGCGGCACCTATGTGATCTCAAGGTAGGGGACGCCATTGCCGTACCGCGCAGGACCTACGGCTTCGGCAGCTTGCGACCTGACCCCAACAGGGTCACGGTCTTGGCCTATCTTCTGGGCGATGGGAATACCCGGGCGAAAACCCGCTGGGGCGAGGTAGTTAAGGCCAACTTCTACAGCTCTAACCCGGCTATGCTTGAGGATTTTATCCAGGCAGTGCATGCCTTGGGGGCGAGGACCAAGGCCTATTTGCATCCCAGGACGAAGGTGTCCACCATCACCTGTCGGGGCGCTCAGAGGGGATGCAATCCCATCACGTCCTTGGTCGAAGAGGCCGGTCTCGATAAGCGAGCCCACGAGAAGCGGGTTCCCCAGGAGGTATTCGCTTACGACGAGGAAAGCCTCAAGCTTTTTTTGGGCAAGCTGTGGAACACCGACGGATCCATAGAGGCTAAGAGGATTTCCTACAGCTCATCGAGCTTTCTCCTCATCGAGGACCTATCCCATCTCTTGTTGCGCTTGGGCATCGTCTCGATGCGTCGAAGCCGCTCTACCCGTTGCCGCCCCAGCCATGAGCTGTTGATCACCGACCAAGAGGATGTCCTGCGCTTTGCTGAGGTTTTGGGTCCTTATATCCTTTCGCCTAAGCGTGAAGCCCTGGACCGGCTGGCAGCCCTCGCCCGGAAGAAACGGCGTAACCAGTCCATCTACGCCATCCCCGCCGCGGTTGGGCATAAGGTGCGGGAGGCTAAGTATGCCTCTGGAGTTACCTGGGCACAGGCCGACGCCAAGGTGGGGGCTTTACGGGGAAGCCTCTCGAGTGGGCTGAACCTCCGGGCTCCCAACCGAGCGCTCTCGAGGCACCGCTTGCGCCAACTGGGAGTGGCCTTTGCGAGTGAAGAACTCCTGAGCCTGGCCCGGTCTGAGGTGTTGTGGGATGTGATTACGGGGATAGAGCCCGTGGGCGAAAAACGTGTTTATGACCTCGCGGTGCCGCCCTTTGCCAACTTCGTTGCCGAGGACGTGGTGATCCACAACTCAATGGGCAAGAAGAAGATGGAAGAGATGCAAAAGCATCGGGAGATCTTCAAGAAGGGCGCAGCCGGGCGGGGCATCCCCGAGGACGAGGCCGATAGGCTCTTCGACCTGCTCGAGGCCTTCGCCAACTACGGCTTCAACAAATCGCACTCGGCGGCCTATGCGGTGCTCACCTACCAGACCGCCTACGTCAAAGCCCATTACCCCGTCGAGTTCCACGCGGCCTTGCTCACCGTCGAACGCCACGACTCCGACAAGGTGGCCGAGTACATCCGCGCCGCCCGAGCGATGGGGGTGGAGGTGCTGCCGCCGGATATCAACCGCTCCTCCTTCAGCTTCAGCGCCGTGGGGCAGAGCGTGCTCTTCGGCCTCTCGGCGGTGAAGAACGTGGGGGAAGCGCCCACCGAGGCCATCATCAGGGAGCGCGAGCGGGGGGGGCGCTATAAGTCCCTGCCGGACTTCCTCAAACGGCTGGACTCGAGCGTGGCCAACAAGCGGGTGGTGGAATCCTTGATCAAGGCCGGGGCCTTCGACCAGCTGGGCGAGCGCGGGCAGATGCTCGCCGCCCTCGACGAGCTGCTCCGGTGGGCGCAGGCCGAGCGCGAGAGCGCCAGTTCGGGCATGGTGGGCCTTTTTGCCGATGCCCAGAGCGAGCCCACCCTGCCTAAAATACCGCCACTCGACGAGGTGACCCAGTTGCGGTACGAGAAAGAGGCTTTGGGCATCTACGTCACCGGTCACCCCCTGCTCCGCTACGAGGGCCTGCGCGAAGCGGCAAGCTGCACCATAGAGGAGCTGCCCGACTACTACCAAAGCCAGAAAAACGGTAAACCGCGGCTTCGGGTGCTCCTAGCTGGGCTTGTCGAGGGGATCGTTCGCAAACCTACCAAATCCGGCGGGATGATGTGCAAGTTCATGTTGGGAGACGAAACCGGCGCGGTAGAAGTGGTGGCTTTTGGGCGCTCGTACGATAAGGTCTCGCCGCGGGTGCGCGAAGACGCCCCGGTGCTGGTAGTGGCCGAGGTAGAACCAGACGGAGAGGGAGAGGTCTTGCGGGTGATGGCGCAAGACGTATACCTCTATGACGAACTGGAGGGGCTTCCCAAGGTGATGGAGCTCGAGCTGGACTTAGCCCTTCTCGACGACGAAAAGATCCACGAGCTAGGAAGCCTTTTCGACGAGTACGCCGGCAGCGTGCCGGTGCACTTGAAAATCCAAAGCGGCAACTCTTGGGCTTTGATGGAGGTTCGGCCTCGAGTGGAGGAAAACGCTAAGGATATCTTCGCCGGGCTCGATTGGGTGAGGGCCAAATTGGTCCCCGACCGAGAGGCCCTGCTAGCGGCGACGGTGTCTGGGCGAGGACATAATGGTGGCGGCGAGCCCCAGGGGCCGGTAGTGCCGTTTTGACGCGGGGGGGCGCTATGCCTGCTGTTCTTGGCGAGGTATGGGCTCGAGCGGAGCCTCAACAGCATGGTGGATAGCGTATAGGCCGTCCCGCTAGAACCGCAAGGCAAGGGGAGTCGTCACATACGCCGGTAGATCTCAGGCGATATGGCGCGGGCGATATGGCGGGGGTTTGGATGAGTAGGCCGGGCTCGAGTGGGTTTCGAGGCCCATCGGATCGGGCAAAAGCCACTCTCGGAGCGAAGGAGCGCTGCTGCGGGGTCGGGGGCGCCAAATCGTGGACCTAGGGGTTGGGCTCGTTGCGGCAGGCAAGATGAACAGGCCTGGGCTCAGGCTGAATCCCAACACCCACAGCGCGATCACCAGGTATGGCTTTTGCAGCAACCCCCTCATCCTGATTGAAGCGTAGAACCAAAGGTGTTAAAGGAGCGTTATAAGTTTAAACGCGCCTTTACCTGTGACCCCTCCGGCTCCTTCGCTTCTTCTGTCTGGAGGCCGCATTCCTAAGCTTTCCAAGGTAAAAGTTAAACCGAGTTCAGATATTAGGGGTCGTTCAAGCGCGCATGGCCGGAGGAGCCGGTGGGGCCTCGGGATCTTCCCAGGCCAGCTCTACCAGGTCGATCAGTTCCTCTATGGGTATGTTGAAGCTGCGCGAGAGTCGGGCCATTTCTCGCCCTAGCCGTTGAAGCTGTGTCATGGAGGCCCTTATCTCGTCAGCGTCGTGCAAAGGGTTTGCCTCATCGTTTTGCTGGGCTAGATCTTCAGCGATCTCTATCAGCCAGCTTAGTAGTTCCTGGGCTTGTTCGTCGCTCAGGCCTTCGGTGAGACCTTCGTCCTCTAAAAGCCTCTCGGCAATGCGGCTAACCATCCTTACTACCTCTTGAAATCAGCATACCGCTTACACAGCGGCGCCTAAACCCGGCAGATCATCCTCTGGTGGGGGTGCGCTACCCGACCCCCAGGTGCGGTTATGTGTTTTACCGGGCGGAGGGTATTAGCAGCTCATCCTTCCGCACGTACCCCATACGCCGAACCAGTGCGTCACGGTACTCAGGGGTTTGGGCTGCGCTTATTTCGTCTGTTAACCGAGCCAGGCGGCCCTCGAGCTGGGCCACCTGGGCTCGAGCGCGGTTGATCTCACCGCGCAGCTCCTGGGTTCGTTTGAACTCGAGGCCCACCAGCCATAGCAAGTGCAACGATCCCAGCGCAAAGAGCAAGTGCAAAAAACGGTATACGGGGCGCTCCACGACATCCGCAGTATACAGGAGCTGGCCAAGGGAGGCCCTAAACGAGGGTGTGTCCTGAAAATAGGCAAACAGCCTAAACTGTTGGAATGAGCGAAATACGGGAACGGATG
Above is a genomic segment from Meiothermus sp. Pnk-1 containing:
- the dnaE gene encoding DNA polymerase III subunit alpha, yielding MSHDPAHPSCRFAHLHQHTQFSLLDGAARLKDLIQWVKKVSPEEPMLAMTDHGNLFGAVQFYKYATEAGVKPIIGYEAYVAAESRFDRKQGKGLDGGYFHLTLLAKDFEGYQNLCRLASRAYLEGFYGKPRIDREILREHNAGLIVLSGCLGAEIPQFILQERHEEAERRLLEYLSIFGEKRYFIEIQDHGLPEQKKVNRVLKEFADKYGLGIVATNDGHYVRKEDAEAHAVLLAVQSKATWDDPNRWKFPCDEFYVKTPEEMRSALEGQRELWGGRFDELFDNTLEIGRMCNVELVPKKVQYRIPKYPLPEGRTEVTYFRELTFRGLLKRYPERVTAELYREFLRKIGKPVPQEGVAIGDSGGAALAKALAELEDLESTRRHLPELKEGIQWGPWEILSRAVYELTVVERMGFPGYLLIVQDFINWAKDNGISVGPGRGSAAGSLVAYATGITNIDPLAYGLLFERFLNPARVSMPDIDTDFSDVRRGEVIEYVRRRYGDEMVAQIGTFGTLASKAAIKDAARVFGLPVKKADELAKLIPVVFGKPTPLERAIETIPDLRAEMEKDPLVARVMEVAKKLEGLSRQSSVHAAGVVISDVPLTDYIPLMRAGDGEGKVTQYDMSSVEALGFLKMDFLGLRTLSFLDECRRIVKESRGIDIDYDTIPIDDEKTFELLGRGETKGIFQLDSAGMTATVRGLKPRRIQDIIALGALYRPGPMENIPTYIRRHHGREPVEYPQFPNAAKYLEPILRETYGIPVYQEQIMQIASAAAGYSLGEADLLRRCVAEGTLILNVDTGERVPVEKVEPGMRVLSLGPDYKFYRVEVQERIYNGVQPVYRLRTRSGRSLELTAEHPLLTVLGWRHLCDLKVGDAIAVPRRTYGFGSLRPDPNRVTVLAYLLGDGNTRAKTRWGEVVKANFYSSNPAMLEDFIQAVHALGARTKAYLHPRTKVSTITCRGAQRGCNPITSLVEEAGLDKRAHEKRVPQEVFAYDEESLKLFLGKLWNTDGSIEAKRISYSSSSFLLIEDLSHLLLRLGIVSMRRSRSTRCRPSHELLITDQEDVLRFAEVLGPYILSPKREALDRLAALARKKRRNQSIYAIPAAVGHKVREAKYASGVTWAQADAKVGALRGSLSSGLNLRAPNRALSRHRLRQLGVAFASEELLSLARSEVLWDVITGIEPVGEKRVYDLAVPPFANFVAEDVVIHNSMGKKKMEEMQKHREIFKKGAAGRGIPEDEADRLFDLLEAFANYGFNKSHSAAYAVLTYQTAYVKAHYPVEFHAALLTVERHDSDKVAEYIRAARAMGVEVLPPDINRSSFSFSAVGQSVLFGLSAVKNVGEAPTEAIIRERERGGRYKSLPDFLKRLDSSVANKRVVESLIKAGAFDQLGERGQMLAALDELLRWAQAERESASSGMVGLFADAQSEPTLPKIPPLDEVTQLRYEKEALGIYVTGHPLLRYEGLREAASCTIEELPDYYQSQKNGKPRLRVLLAGLVEGIVRKPTKSGGMMCKFMLGDETGAVEVVAFGRSYDKVSPRVREDAPVLVVAEVEPDGEGEVLRVMAQDVYLYDELEGLPKVMELELDLALLDDEKIHELGSLFDEYAGSVPVHLKIQSGNSWALMEVRPRVEENAKDIFAGLDWVRAKLVPDREALLAATVSGRGHNGGGEPQGPVVPF
- a CDS encoding septum formation initiator — encoded protein: MERPVYRFLHLLFALGSLHLLWLVGLEFKRTQELRGEINRARAQVAQLEGRLARLTDEISAAQTPEYRDALVRRMGYVRKDELLIPSAR